CGTCAACAAGTTTAACGTGGATACTGAGAGGCGGTGTTGCGATAAGGAACAACATCTGTTGTCCCTGTTGGGAAAGTCATGTTGTGGTGCTCACAAAATGTCGATTCGAGAAAAATTTGGCAATCAATGCAGCAGTGACAAGCAGTGATCtcattgatgttttattttgtaacctgATTAGACCTTTTACACAATTGAaacaagtgttttatttttgtccgtAAGTTCAACATATCTTAACCGATTATACACCGATTACTCCGAGATTTTTGGTAAATTTCAAACAGGTGCTAATTGTATGTAACTTATACCAAAAGCTTCaaataaaccacaaaataaCTATAGGTACACCTCTTGATTGGAATTTCGagaaatactattaattttatcgatCACCTATGTCGTTCAAAACACACAGCCAAGTCTCAACTCCATATTTTCAAAGGTTAGTGCTGTGCTTTTATGCTGTTGCAGGAcactacatatttaaattatctttagtATTTTAGGGAAAACCCCGTCTTACTTTCCAATTTTGATAGTACAATATTCTGAATTATTTCGTCACATTTACCGAGTTAAGGTTTGGCTGTCATAGAATGAATTCTAGAAATCACATGTCATATCACTAGCTAAGTTGCTTATGTATCGtacctatacatacatatttttaaatattatccatTAGTACGTATGTCCAGTATGAAGAGTAGTTCtacacttttatttacaatcgacttcaaaaactattttatgtttataaccTCAGACTTCGGAGTGAATGAGCCATAGAaatcgaaataatattaatatttagattGCTATGGGATAAACCGGTTTTGTTGATGatgagtagtttttttattggaagTCGGTTGCAtgcttttattctttaaaaaaaaattttgataCATGTAAATGTGCAATAAGCAATGCACAAGCATTTAAGAAATTGTCTCGTAtattaatgcaattaaattatGACTTACTTTTTAAGTGAAACAAAAGTGAGACAAAATTTCTCGAAGCAAAATGGGGGAGGAGGAGGACAATGacaagaaaaggaaaaaaaagaactCTTCCAAATACAGCTACAATTTCGGAGACTTTTATCCAGGTAAATATTGTCTAAATCTAGTTTGTCCTTTAGCTTGCAAGGAAGACAGTTAGCATGGCCCAGCATATTTGTCCTTACAGTTCAAGCTGTTCTCGTACTGAATGTGGACAAAATCGGCTAAGGTAAAATGCACCAGAATTTTACTTAATATGTATCTATATATATTTAACATGGGCGTTTAGTTTATTGAAAAAGATGTGAacatttacttttcttttagttttatgcTTCAGTTTTGGTTCTACATTGTAAggaattaaagtaaatattaacttGAACCATTTCGTTAAGTCCTATTTGATAATcgatacataattatattttttgtttttgtattttcaggTGTCCAGATTGGTCATAAAAACTGTCTCTACTACAAGCCAGGCCTGCCCGTGCCGTCTAGCATGGGCTGGCTGTGGAACGCACAGGACGTGCCAGGAATGAAGGTTATTAAGTATTAGTATCTTCTTAATCATTATttcttagaacaagcattcgtgaatcacacaaatgattgtctaACGTGGgggtcgaactcgcgacacgtcatGCTTAGGTGGTTTGGCGTATCGCGCAGATCGATAATATTCGTAAGATCCTATTATTAAGGACATCAGTTATAAGTCTTAGAGAAGTCCAttgaatttgtttaaatttgaacGAATCATTTCTTTACGCAGCCCCGTCGAGGTTGGTCTCCCGGCGTCATTGGCAAGAGTGTAGCGAAAACGATGACGTTCAAGTTTGCCAGAGGAGGACCagacaaagataaaaataaaaagaagaagaaaaaagggCACAGACCAGGCGCGGATGTGGGTGGCGGAGACTCTGAACCAGACGAACCTTTGGAACCTAAACCAGCTCTTAAGGTTCAGAGAAAAGGAGACGTTTTTACAATAcaggtatttaatattatttatacattatattatatatattaatgcATATTTTGCGGTCGCAGTTATATACCACAAATATGAGTGATAGCCAAGTGGTAGTGCTTTTTTTAATGTGCGTATTACAAAGTTATCAGAACTTGTTTAAAACGGTGACATAAAATATCGTAAAAAATACTACTATACTTGAGAAATTGTCAAGGGTGTGCTAAGCCACGTGAGAGGACTATAGACCcacagaaaaagaaaacaaaaatgctcGAAGATGCTTCGAAAAAGATGTCGTCAATTCCTTTCACTTTTTtgctattagaaaaaaaaatctgttaattttCAACTGTAGGTACTATGATTGAAACTATGActcaaaatattcatttttatttttaggtcaaTCCATTGAAAGATTTGACGGAGATTTTGCCAAACGAAGATCCATACGTGGACTGTGATCCAATGATcttcaaaattataaagaagCGAAGTCCAGAAGAGCAAGCGAAGGTTGAGGCGCGGAAaatggttaaattaaaaaagcagcGAGACGGCGAGATTCGGAAAGCATTGGCCGAGGCTGTGGAGGACATTTGCAAGTGTGCTTACATGGATGTGTACTGTAACGACTTGTCCGCCATCGATAAAGTCATCGATAGCTGTCCAGCATTCAAAGATCCTGATTGCATTTGTCAGGAGGAGTCTTTGAGCTCCTTATCGAGTAATGCAACTTGGGACATTGAGTATACGCCTCCGTTTGGCTGCTTTGATTTAGCTCCGAGGAAAAGGAAGACCTATATCCATGTGGAGACTCAGTACATACCGGCGGACGCGGGCATCGTGGAGCCCCCGCCTAAGCCCAAATGTAGAAGGTCCTGCGCCTCAATAAGACCCAGAAAAAGAGTATCCAAGAAGAGTTGCTGTGGTCCTTGTGCTTGctgatttattgttattattatagtttagttTGGATGAAATTACTTACATACAGCTGACAATGTTTTTAATCTTCATCGAAGCAAAAAAAATTGCTCGCTTTTGGAACTGACTATCTCATTATAGCCATTAGCCTAAAATGTACGCATGCAAAAGCCTTTACTTTCTTCTTAAACTTATCCCTAAGATAAGCCGTGAATGAACAAAAAGGGAAGAATTAATACTTTTCCCACTATCTTGGCCTCTCTTTCACTAATGGCTGTCGTTTGTTAGGAACCATTCAATGGTAATTTTTGTCCACTGGTTTGTTGGTAAACGTCTGATAGACtactactttaaaaattaacgtTAGGTACGTGTACACGTAACTGTTTGAACGCACTTGGGTAACTTTAATTGAAGTTTGTACCTCTTATCTTACACCAGACGCATCACGGCAATGTTCTTCaatcttcaaaataatttgtatccaaataatttcataaaaaaataacgaaaaagctcatcactaattaaaaataccgatctaaaacTAACTTTATCTCCTGAGTTTAGAGTTTAAATCTCGTAATAATTCTTCAAAAACTCACTTCTTGCGTATCTATAGTTTGTATCCTGGACGAAGCTCTTCAACAGGAATGGTATGACGACGCTGGTGCCGAGGACCACCGCCCCTCCAAGTGCCAAAGAGGCTGGGTTGATGTTGATTGTTGGGAAATCCTGGTCGTTATGTAAAGAAAGAAACAATGAATGACATGACCACTCCCTCTGAAAGTGTTACGTAACTAGATACTGCTAATTAAGTAACAGTTGCAAGGTAGGTTAAAATGGTACAAGTGAATTATTCGAAACTGTCAAATAATGGACAAAtgatttgcaataaaattacgAGACAAATTGAGATGAACGCTATTGTAAGTTGTAACAAATTGCAAACAGTAAGCAATTtagattaaataagtattttttaggGAGTCTATCGTGGCGCATACTGTTGAATTAGTAACACTAGTAaggcatttttttaattcagtttctACTGTCTTATTTGATTGCGTGTCATCAGGTGAAAGATAGAATAAGCAGAAGAAAGTGATTGGGCATTTATCCGCCCCTTTTTTATGACATGATCAAAATATTCAGTTAACATCAAGGGAGGATCGCAAGGATCTCAAGAATATTGGGCgaagaaaattttcaataacGTTTTAGTATTTTCGCGTTCGTTTTGTAATTTACACTATAGCCTGGATGCGAAGTAATTTCTTTCTTGTAAATAGATTTAGAATCACAGGAGACTTACCAGAAGTCCAAATGCAGAGTTCACGGTCTTCTTCACCGGTATTGTCAGGAATGGAATATTGAATGCCAAATCTACCTGAAACCAAGGAGTTCAGTCTTAGGATAgttaatttttcttttcaaggCCCTACTGTAATAGGTGAAGATTTTTGTAAGCTGCATTATTATGTGGAAGTATCAATATGGCATTATTCTTCTTCGGTGTTTCATTCACCTTCCTGTTTTGTACACAGGAAACTTTTCAGATAAACCAAGGGCCCATCGTTTTCAGAAAAATTAAgaactagaaaaatattttaaattatggaaaCTCACTCTAATATCTTCCTCAATCACATTGAAGGAGATAAACCTCCCTTGTCTGCCTCCATCCCTCCTCCTCTCATCACTATTCACCGAAATCACcagaaaacacaaaacaaagaaCACTGTAGacattttgaagaaaatcacatttttaattaagccAATAAACTGTGAGTCTCGCGCTGAACTCCAAGAGCGTTTGGGACCATTTTATgttgaattcatttaaaatggTGCAGGAAATCAATGTGCATGACCACAGCGAGTTTCCGCATGTTGGCGGAGACAATGAAATGAATGTTACAACTTAGAGACTCGTGAAATTATTGTAGATAGAGTAAGGAACGTTTAGAGGTggcaaataagaaattaatggACCGCAAATTTGAGAAGCTACGAATCTCTTACGAAAAAGCGTCTTAAAAACTTCCCTTCTACGCTATTTGTATGTTGTAGTATGTAGTACTCTAAAACATGTTTAGACTGGGCACGGTTACACTGTAAGttctaacaaatatttaaacaaatttctcAAAAAAGCAATActctaatacaaaacaatatttcggACCTCTCGATAGAAATGGTCAACAGCtgatgataattaaaatgaaaagtcATTTAAACTCGAatttagtattataaaaatattgcttcaacACCAAGATCAACCTACCATACCTGAGTTATTGAAGCTGTCTCAATCATCGTAACGGTAGACCAGTCTAGAAAAGTTTTGTGAATCGTTAACTTAGCCTAGACTCAATTCCTACtttctttattacaaaactCCACTCTGTCTGTCCGATCCACTGAGTATTTGCCTGTTCTAGACATTGTTATATCTATATTCAAACAATTTGTACCGTTTTCACGCTTATGATTCTCGCGATGTCTTCTTCCAGATAAGCTCTGCACCGACATTAGGGGATCCAGTAAAAGTACCTCACTAATGATCATGTTTGTACAGTTACAATGAACTTTTACTTTCGATGTACACTATGTACCTGTGATTTGTGAAAAATGTTACcaaggggggggggggagtgTGACTATTTCTGTGAAGGAAAGAATCTTGAAGTGGTAAATAAGCTGGTGtgattaatactttattttttaaaaggacTCCCACTAGGGGGTTCACAAACGTACAattaacatgcacaaagacacccagactcataagtatttgtaaacacaaacgcttgtcctgcgcggggatcgaacccgcgacacgtcgcgcagaatgggtttggcgtgatgacctcaaccactcggctatcagtgcagtccCTTAATAGGAACTAGTAATTCatcccctgagtttgtttcgacatttcttctcataGAAATTCTTCTcagtagtcagataggaaatgtcggctccagcgttctcacaaaagacatgtaaaagtgatgaaatatcctatttgcagaataaatgatttcatttcatttcatagtcctacctacttacttaccTGTTTGGCTGATTATATACTTTCTGATTATTAACATGGTATCTTGGTGGCATTGCGGTTTTATCGGCGGcattattagaaaattgaaatttgtaAACACCAGGCCTGCAGTTTGTCAGCGTGGAGATCAATGCTGAAACTTTCCCTTTACGGAAAGAACgtatataggctgatattatttttgacataattattaGCTGTCCCGGCGGACTACGTAcggcctaacagtcgatgataacaatgcagacaaactcttctttttgcaactttttcatattttatcaccgTTAAAACCTTGggcttttatgaatatttaagacctttttataatttaatagatatttaatttgtcagcgaggagctcgtagctaaactacaactgcacaagttgatagatcacaggttaagctacacatGATACGGTCGGAAACAGGACGGATGACAATCTATGTCATAACGGGTTCATCCGTTTCTTTTTGGGAAGGTGCGTTAAATTATTAGGTTCCGTCCATTTATCGTCTGTCATTTAAACACATCTGTGACAGTCGTAAcgggtagtcaaaagctagaatATCTTATAACCAGTTTGACGAATAGTGCGAGAGCCCACGGCCAACGTTTTTcgttatacatataatttaagaaatcttAAATTTCGTTAAACTATGCGACATGGTTTTGGTCGTGGACTCTCGTACTAAGgctatcatgttgcccaggtaactgggttgaagaggtcagataggtagttaTTCCTTGTAacacattggtacttagctgcatccggttgactggagactgaaagccgaccctaCCTTTTCTTGCACTACCTATGAGAGATGAAGCTCATTAAGACTGGTTGAAAGACGTTCGAATTtacaaagtttttgttttatatatccGGTAATCTCATAATGTGGGACACATTACTACACTGGCAATCATCTTCTACCATAAGTTGAATACGGGTCTCGGTCATTAATATAAGAAGTTTAACCGATATAAAATAGGAGGATATTCTCAACTCTGCAGTTGTAGCGGATCTGATTTGTATAAACTGACTAATCTTAAAAGCTTGCttcgtaatttataaaaatatagaataagaGATACTTATTTAGCCCCATCAGTAATGAGAAAATACCATTTTACACCTAACACACTGTACACCTAATTAGTTTTACTAAGCTATCCTGTTGCccaggttgaggaggtcaggtagtAACTCCTTGTAACACGCTGGTACTTAGTCCGGTTATACCCAAAGCCGACCCAaagatagttgggaaaaagaTAGGATGACGTCATCATCCTATCTTTtcatcaattataattatttcaggTTTAAACTCTGTACAAGATACCTAACTTTTAATCGTCCTCAAAATCCGTCGCCTAAAACTCGAAACCGACCATTTCGTTAACATTGTTAAATCAAACCATTGTTTCAACTCTACTACATTATGACGACGTTATTTTGCAACACAACAACATTCAGAGCCACCGTTGATCTTGAATGCTCGTATTAGAGACAATGCTCGCGTTTCACGCTCTGAATCAATCATATTGTGCTTATGATTTCTTTTGCGTCCTTACTATTGTCACGGAACACTTTATAGTACCATAGTAGAAGTGTCaacatatgttttaaatatgttcaTCGATAATGTTATTGTATGTGTAACAGTCGTTATCACAATTATTGTCTTTATACTACGTAGAAACACGCATAGTGTTTTGAACTGCttgtaaactatttaataaatacaagaaTTTGAGGTAGGAAAGTTGTACAAAACAACTGTTTGTTTTCATGTGATCAAAGGTTTGTGTTAAGTTAAATCATCTGAAAATATGGCGCTCACAAAAGGTTTATCGCAAGGCGGTTCATATTCATGGCAGAATCTGTAAGCTATTGTAGGATGGCAGTTGGCATTTCTCTTCAAATTGCaggaataaagtaaaaaaaataacaaatcgcTGGAATCGCGCCGGCAGGGAAACGAACCCAGCCCCATGCCGGACGGCGCTTTCGTGCTCCACGCGTGCCTAGCCTTAAAGAGATATTAACAAGCTCTGTGGTGCCCATTAGAGCTGAcgcctgccggggcagcggggttgtctgaaagggttaccgcgACCCCGGTACATAAAGGGCAAAGGAAGACAcggggtgggaatcgaacccacaactaATAAGGCAGTTACACTCACCAGTCACCATGAAGAGCGCCTTCTTACATTTAGTTAAATACATatcattcacaaaaataaactggACATTCCGAAGCCTAGGTAAACAACACTGAAGCGACTCCGCTTACATCCAAACCCAAGACAATAAATTAAAGGAAGCTTATCAACTTCCAAATGGAGCAAAATCTTCAGGTAATTTCCTAAGAAAGTGAGGAATGTAGGAAACATTACAATATGTAAGTCAGTAGGGAATTAGCCAGTTAGCTTCCTACAACGATAAGATCAGTCCAAAAGCGTGACGTATTGCAGTAAAAGTATTACACAATTCCACATGTGACAATGGTGTTTCCCCATATCATTGTGCTGGGGCATGCTACGGAACGCCCTGTATATAGACGTATGCGGAATTGGAAGACGCCAGTTATACCCAAGAAGCTGGCGAGATGGGTCTTCAGGTAGTTTCAAGCGTGGTCCTCGTGGCTTGTCTGGTGCTGGTCGCAGGGGAGTACAGGAACGATGGGTAAGATGATTAGGGATTCCtgataatttgattttgagaatttaatgtattccataagtatcaaaaatatgatagaataactcaattataataataatataataattttacctgAAGAACATTacatcattaattaaataaaagtaattgaattGCGTCGGAGTTCTTTGGAGGCAGAAAAATTAACATCATTTGAATAGCAGTACTGTATATTCCAAGTTATGATATAATAAGATGGCAATATTGTTATCGATTATAGTTTTGATTTCAGAGGCTTTATGCCGAGTTTCCAGCGGACTGAGGACCAGCTTGCCGAACCATCAGCTAGAGTGGACAAGAGCAGGGACGAGAGGGACAGCCAAGCAGATAGGACGCAGAGGTTCG
The Trichoplusia ni isolate ovarian cell line Hi5 chromosome 23, tn1, whole genome shotgun sequence DNA segment above includes these coding regions:
- the LOC113504785 gene encoding uncharacterized protein LOC113504785 → MGEEEDNDKKRKKKNSSKYSYNFGDFYPGVQIGHKNCLYYKPGLPVPSSMGWLWNAQDVPGMKPRRGWSPGVIGKSVAKTMTFKFARGGPDKDKNKKKKKKGHRPGADVGGGDSEPDEPLEPKPALKVQRKGDVFTIQVNPLKDLTEILPNEDPYVDCDPMIFKIIKKRSPEEQAKVEARKMVKLKKQRDGEIRKALAEAVEDICKCAYMDVYCNDLSAIDKVIDSCPAFKDPDCICQEESLSSLSSNATWDIEYTPPFGCFDLAPRKRKTYIHVETQYIPADAGIVEPPPKPKCRRSCASIRPRKRVSKKSCCGPCAC